A segment of the bacterium genome:
TTGGGTGTCTATAATAAATGTGGTTGAGAAGGTGCCGTTTGGGCTGCTTAAGGTTGTGGTGATGGTTAATGTTGTGCCGAAGGCAATGGAGACCAGGGTATTGGTGGAAAAATCCATTCCTTCTATGGTTATTGTTGTTCCCACAGGGCCTTTCTCTGGGGATAAAATATTCAAATAACCCAATAATCTACCAGAGCGAACAGGCCAGACATAGAGGCTACCGGACTTATAGTAGGCGTAAAAGTAGCCACTGTACATGGGAACGATCCACGCGAGGCCTGTATTGGGCGCATAACTACTGGAGGACCAGTAGACGCCGCTCGAAACATTGATAAATGGATGTCCTGATGGCAGAGCTGGATTGAATTTTGAATAGTCTATTAGGCTGCGCAATTCCTTTCTATTCGGAAGTCGCCAATCTGTATAGCCATAGTTTGGATTTGCTCCTGTATTCATTCCCGCTACATAGTCCAAAGCGCCTTGCCATGTCCTTGCTCCTGCTAAATTGGCATTTCTTGTCCACATAAGCCCTGTAAGATTGTCTGTAACTGTGCCATTTCCACCAATTGTAAACCTTGGGTCTGGCCAGGAGACACCTTTTTCTAAATCTCCATCATCACCTGTTGCATAAGATGTGGTCTGACCTGTTTTTGGAAGCTCTATTGTTCCTGTATAGGCTAAAGATGCAATAAACAGAAAAGCCGCTATTACCATAAGCAATCTTTTACACATCTCCTTTGCGTTTTCCTTTGCATGTCTGAAGAAAATTAAAATGACCGTGGACTATCCTCTTCTCTATCCTCCTCTCCTTTATCCTTCCAATGTATACTCCTCTTTCCTTTATTACTACCACAGACAACCCTGCTCTCTTTGCCCTTTCCAGATATAAATCTTCTCTTTTAACCAAAAAACCA
Coding sequences within it:
- a CDS encoding DUF1566 domain-containing protein, which gives rise to MCKRLLMVIAAFLFIASLAYTGTIELPKTGQTTSYATGDDGDLEKGVSWPDPRFTIGGNGTVTDNLTGLMWTRNANLAGARTWQGALDYVAGMNTGANPNYGYTDWRLPNRKELRSLIDYSKFNPALPSGHPFINVSSGVYWSSSSYAPNTGLAWIVPMYSGYFYAYYKSGSLYVWPVRSGRLLGYLNILSPEKGPVGTTITIEGMDFSTNTLVSIAFGTTLTITTTLSSPNGTFSTTFIIDTQPSGTKIITARTETLQATTTFVILPTGFAWTNRGNNRGCPGDVMSIQGIGFRDSGGVFIDFGTYRTITSANLIPSGSFLAFFTIPALPRGTYTITIYGSIVTQSFYISGSTGISDPPSGEGPVGTIVYIKGAGYSTETLISIDFGTHPTITTTISDANGSFTTSFIVDTQPGG